From the genome of Treponema denticola:
CGCCTATGTATTTTGTGATAAACTCGGAAAGAAGAGGATTGGCTGTTAAAAGCCAACGCCTTTGAGTTACTCCGTTGGTCTTATTGTTAAACTTATGGGGATAGAGGTCATAAAAATCGGCAAGCTCTTTGTGCTTTAGAATTTCGGTGTGAAGAGCGGCAACTCCGTTTACCGAAAAGGCTCCGGCTATGGCAAGGCGGGCCATGTGAATTTTCCCGTCAGCCATAATCGCCATATTGTTGTGCTTTTTCCAATCTCCCGGATATTTTTCGTAAAGCTTTGCCAAAAAGCGCCTGTTTATTTCTTCAACGATTTGATAAATCCTAGGCAAAAGGTTTTGAAAAACATCTATGGGCCATTTTTCCAAGGCCTCCGCTAAAATCGTGTGGTTTGTGTAAGCAAAAACCTTCTTTGTAATATCCCAAGCGGCATCCCATTCAAGATGATAATCGTCCATAAGGATACGCATAAGTTCAGGGATTCCCACAACAGGATGGGTATCGTTTAATTGAATCACAACATAGTCGGGCAGCTTGGTAAAATCCGTACCTTCTCTATGTATAAAGGAGCGTATAATATCCTGTAAACTTGCAGAAGTAAAAAAGTATTGCTGTTTTAAGCGTAGATTCATTCCGGGCGGGCCGGAATCATTGGGATATAGAATACAGGAAATGCTTTCGGCATCTATCTGTTTTTGGAAGGCCCTGTTATATTCCATGCTGTTAAAAAGCGGAAGATCAAAGCCGTCATCGGAAGAAGCTTCCCAAAGGCGGAGGGTGTTTACAGTGTCCGTACCGTAACCTACAATCGGCATATCATAGGGGGTGGCAATAATTTCTTCCGCTCCGTTTAGATCATAATAGAGTCTCCCGCTCTCGGATGTTCGGGAAGAAGGTATACCGCCAAAATAAACCTTAACGCTCAAATCGGAGCGGCGGACCTCCCAAGGGTCGCGGGCAAAAAGCCAGCGGTCGGGATATTCGACCTGATAGCCGTTTTCGATTCTTTGTTCGAACATTCCGTACTTATAGCGGATACCGTAGCCGTGCCCCGGATAGTTCATGGTTGCAAGGGAGTCCAAAAAACATGCAGCGAGTCTTCCCAAGCCTCCGTTTCCTAAACCGGCATCGGGCTCTTCATCTTCGATAATCGAAAGCGGTTCGGATATTTCATCTGCAATTTCTTCAATGGTTTTTCGAATACCCATATTGTTTATATTATTGATTAAGGCACGCCCCATCAAAAATTCGGCTGAAAGGTAATACATCCTCCTAACACCCTTTTTCTCTTGAGCATTCATAGTCTTAATCCAGTTAGATTGAATAAGCTCCATAACCGTACTGGCTACGGCATCATAAATCTCTCGGCGGGTAGCCTTATCAAGGCTTTTACTGAAATTTCTCTTTAAGCGTCTTATTACGGAATCTTTAACTTCTTCTTTTGAAATAACCAAGCTTCTACCTCCTTCTTATGTATACATACTACTCCATATTTATTGTATGCCTTTTTTCAGATAAAATCAAGCATTTATCTATTAGAATAGTTTATATTTTTTGAGGCTGAAATTTTATCGGTATCAAAAAATATTATAGGAAACATCTAAGAGAATTTATTTCTTCCGCTAAAAGCTCTCTATATTCACCCAATTTTAAATTTTCATCCAAGACTATAGAGCCCACTGCAATACGCCTAAGATAACACAATTCATTTCCGGCGCTTAAGCACATTTTTTTTACTTGATGGAATTTCCCCTCGGTTATGTGCATTAAAAATCCGCTTCTAAAAGAACCGGTTTTGTTTTCGCATTTTTCGAATTTTGCAGGGAGACACTTATAACCGTTTTTTAACACAATTCCTTTTTCAAACTCTTCGCAGTAAGTTCTAAACTCTTCATCGGAGGGCTCTCGGCTTAACTCCAGATAATAAGTCTTGACCGTTCCCGACTTAGGCGAGGTAATCTTGTGGGTAATCTCGCCGTCATCGGTAATAATCAAAAGGCCTTCGGTGTCTATATCCAGCCGGCCGATAGGAAATAGCTTCATCCTGTCAAAGGGAGCTTTTATATAATCCATTACGGTTTTATGTACGGGATCGCTTGTCGAAGTTACACAGCCTTGAGGCTTATTAAACATAAGATAAACATTTGTCCTTAACACAAGAGGCTCCCCGTCTATAGTTATTTTATTTAGGTCAGTATCTAAAATAAAGGAGGGAGAAACAATACGCACCCCGTCCACGCAGCAGTTTTTTTTACGTATCATTTTTTTTACATCACTTCGGGAGCCTAAACCGCTGAGGGCCAATATTCTATCCAAACGGGTTTTCAAGGTTTTTCAAAGCTCCTTAAAGGGCAGCTCTCTAAGGAGCCGCAAGCTTCTTTATTTAAATCTTTACTTAAAATAGAATCGATAAAATTTTTTATTCCATTCTCCTTGTCTCTAAGGAGGGCGGTAATACAGGGGCGGCCTATTAAAACTTCTTCAACGCCTAAAGAAGAAGATGCTATAAAATCTTCTCTTCTCCGTAAGCCGCCGTCAGCCCAAACCTCGCCTGAATATTTTTTTATCTCTTTTAAATGAGAGTGAGCAAATGAGGCAACGCTTCCCCTATCGGTTTCGATACGGCCGCCGTGATTTGAAATAATGGCAATGTCGGGTTTTAGCTCCTTCACAACTTCAATATCATAGGAGGTAAAAATCCCCTTCACGGCAAATGGGAGCTTGGCATATTTTTTTAAAGCAGCCAAATCTTTTGCAGTCTTTTTTTCAAGGTGAACAAGATTCCGCATAGTTACAATATTATAAGCATCCGTATCTACCCCGATAATTTCCGCCGCCTCCAGTGAGGCCTCAATTCTTTCAAAGAGCTTCATCTGCGGATATGGTTTTAAAAAGACTGCACCTTTTTTTTTAACATCCTTTAAGGCATCAATACCTGAAAAAAGTTTTAAGTTGGGATGGCCGTCCCCTATGCTTAAAGATAGGCCGGCCTTAACCGATGCCCTTATAAGGTCAAAATAAAATTGTCTTTCGTCCTCATAGCCGACATTTTCTACAGCCCCCGTCATAGGAGCAAGGCGGAGTCTCGGCAGAGGATAGGAATCAGATGTATAATAATTTTTCCACTCGGCACAGTTTAAAATAAAATTAGAGCTTTCAAAGACTCCGCCCATTCCGGGAAGCTCTCCTATGCAGGCTTTTCCGTTACATTCCTTACATAATCGGCACTTATATTTTTTGTTCACACTCATTTTATTTTCTCATTTTATTTT
Proteins encoded in this window:
- a CDS encoding glycogen/starch/alpha-glucan phosphorylase is translated as MVISKEEVKDSVIRRLKRNFSKSLDKATRREIYDAVASTVMELIQSNWIKTMNAQEKKGVRRMYYLSAEFLMGRALINNINNMGIRKTIEEIADEISEPLSIIEDEEPDAGLGNGGLGRLAACFLDSLATMNYPGHGYGIRYKYGMFEQRIENGYQVEYPDRWLFARDPWEVRRSDLSVKVYFGGIPSSRTSESGRLYYDLNGAEEIIATPYDMPIVGYGTDTVNTLRLWEASSDDGFDLPLFNSMEYNRAFQKQIDAESISCILYPNDSGPPGMNLRLKQQYFFTSASLQDIIRSFIHREGTDFTKLPDYVVIQLNDTHPVVGIPELMRILMDDYHLEWDAAWDITKKVFAYTNHTILAEALEKWPIDVFQNLLPRIYQIVEEINRRFLAKLYEKYPGDWKKHNNMAIMADGKIHMARLAIAGAFSVNGVAALHTEILKHKELADFYDLYPHKFNNKTNGVTQRRWLLTANPLLSEFITKYIGGGWITNLNELKKLEAFIDDEEFLEGFIEVKHKNKIRLAEYLEKNQGIFVNPDSIYDVQIKRLHEYKRQLLNILHIMTLYNRIINDPSYDPIPRTFIFGAKAAAAYRRAKEIIKLINTVSDRINNDHRVAGKLRVVFVENYRVSAAEKIFPAADISEQISTAGKEASGTGNMKFMINGAVTIGTLDGANIEIAEEAGAENEFIFGLKAEEILKMDKENTYNPREYLAANPELEKAVNQLIDGTYTLPGEQTFRGLYDSLIYGVEGQRPDTYYILADFKSYQKAHEQIISEYYHRHAWAKKCILNIARSGKFSSDRTIQNYVDEIWRLEKINVNQ
- a CDS encoding 16S rRNA pseudouridine(516) synthase, with the translated sequence MKTRLDRILALSGLGSRSDVKKMIRKKNCCVDGVRIVSPSFILDTDLNKITIDGEPLVLRTNVYLMFNKPQGCVTSTSDPVHKTVMDYIKAPFDRMKLFPIGRLDIDTEGLLIITDDGEITHKITSPKSGTVKTYYLELSREPSDEEFRTYCEEFEKGIVLKNGYKCLPAKFEKCENKTGSFRSGFLMHITEGKFHQVKKMCLSAGNELCYLRRIAVGSIVLDENLKLGEYRELLAEEINSLRCFL
- a CDS encoding alpha-hydroxy-acid oxidizing protein; amino-acid sequence: MSVNKKYKCRLCKECNGKACIGELPGMGGVFESSNFILNCAEWKNYYTSDSYPLPRLRLAPMTGAVENVGYEDERQFYFDLIRASVKAGLSLSIGDGHPNLKLFSGIDALKDVKKKGAVFLKPYPQMKLFERIEASLEAAEIIGVDTDAYNIVTMRNLVHLEKKTAKDLAALKKYAKLPFAVKGIFTSYDIEVVKELKPDIAIISNHGGRIETDRGSVASFAHSHLKEIKKYSGEVWADGGLRRREDFIASSSLGVEEVLIGRPCITALLRDKENGIKNFIDSILSKDLNKEACGSLESCPLRSFEKP